A genomic region of Anas acuta chromosome 1, bAnaAcu1.1, whole genome shotgun sequence contains the following coding sequences:
- the DENND6B gene encoding protein DENND6B, whose protein sequence is MDALSRARPRPRSAAAAAASPLPWARFSAWLECVCVVTFDLELGQAMELVYPYDFRLTEKEKTSICYLSFPDSYSGGLGDTQFSFRLRQSGGQRTAHYEDDGEYNREAPLTLQRESAHYFGYVYFRQVKDSSMKRGYFQKSLVLVSRLPYVNLFQSLLQLIAPEYFDKLEPCLEAVCNEIDQWPPPVPGQTLNLPVMGVVIQVRIPSRVDKPGTSPVKQFNQENLLPAPMVLPSIHELDLFRCFQPVLIHIQMLWELVLLGEPIVVMAPSPTVSSEMVMALTSCLAPLRYCCDYRPYFTIHDSEFKEYTTRTQAPPNIVVGVTNPFFIKTLQHWPHILRVGELRMSGDLPKQVKVKKLTKLKTLDTKPGIYTSYKTFLHKDKTLIKRLLKGIQRKRPSEVQSALLRRHLLELTQSFIIPLEHYIASLMPLQRAITPWKNPPQIRPFRQDDFMKTLEHAGPQLTCVLKGDWLGLYRRFFKSPNFDGWYRQRHKEMTQKLEALHLEAICEANIVAWMKDKSEVEIVDLVLKLREKLVRARCQHLPVKEETLQRVGLYIDTVIDSLPEDLQAVLHHH, encoded by the exons CTGGTGTACCCCTATGACTTCCGACTGACAGAGAAAGAG AAGACCAGTATCTGCTACTTGTCCTTCCCGGACTCCTACTCAG GTGGCCTGGGGGACACCCAGTTTAGCTTCCGCCTTCGCCAGTCGGGGGGACAGAGGACCGCTCATTACGAGGATGATGGCGAGTACAACAGAGAAGCACCCCTCACCCTGCAG AGGGAGTCAGCTCATTACTTTGGTTACGTATACTTCAGGCAAGTCAAGGACAGCTCGATGAAGAGAGGTTATTTTCAGAAG tctctgGTGCTGGTGTCACGCCTTCCGTATGTGAACTTGTTCCAGTCATTGCTGCAGTTGATTGCTCCAGAATACTTTGACAAGCTGGAGCCGTGCCTGGAGGCAG TGTGCAACGAGATTGATCAGTGGCCGCCCCCTGTGCCAGGACAGACTCTGAACCTTCCAGTGATGGGAGTTGTCATTCAG GTGAGGATCCCATCCAGGGTGGATAAGCCAGGAACAAGTCCAGTGAAGCAGTTCAATCAAGAG AATCTCTTGCCAGCCCCAATGGTTCTGCCGAGCATTCATGAACTGGACCTCTTCAG GTGCTTCCAGCCAGTGCTAATTCATATCCAGATGTTATGGGAACTGGTGTTACTGGGAGAGCCAATTGTTGTAATGGCACCATCCCCTACAGTTTCTTCAGAGATGGTTATGGCTCTTACCAG CTGTCTTGCCCCTCTGAGGTACTGTTGTGACTACCGGCCCTATTTTACCATCCACGACAGTGAATTTAAGGAGTACACCACCAGGACTCAAGCTCC gCCAAACATTGTCGTGGGAGTCACAAACCCCTTTTTTATCAAAACACTCCAGCACTGGCCACACATCCTTCGGGTCGGGGAGCTCAGAATGTCAG GAGACCTGCCCAAGCAAGTTAAGGTGAAGAAGCTAACTAAACTAAAAACTCTAGACACAAAACCAG GAATCTACACTTCTTATAAAACATTTCTCCACAAAGATAAAACTCTGATAAAAAGATTACTAAAG GGGATTCAGCGAAAACGCCCGTCTGAAGTCCAGAGTGCTCTTCTGAGGCGTCACCTCCTGGAGCTCACCCAGAGCTTCATTATTCCCCTG GAGCACTACATCGCAAGTCTGATGCCCCTGCAGAGAGCCATTACTCCATGGAAA AATCCTCCACAAATTCGCCCTTTCCGACAAGATGATTTCATGAAGACGCTTGAGCATGCTGGCCCCCAACTTACCTGTGTACTTAAGGGTGACTGGTTAGGCCTCTACAG GCGTTTCTTCAAGTCTCCCAACTTTGATGGCTGGTACCGTCAGAGGCATAAGGAAATGACCCAGAAGCTGGAAGCCCTTCATTTGGAGGCAATCTGTGAAGCG aACATCGTGGCCTGGATGAAGGACAAGTCCGAGGTGGAGATTGTAGACCTGGTGCTAAAACTTCGGGAGAAGCTG GTAAGAGCCAGGTGCCAGCACCTTCCAGTGAAGGAGGAGACTCTGCAGCGGGTGGGCCTTTATATTGACACCGTCATCGACTCCTTGCCAGAGGACCTCCAGGCAGTGCTGCACCACCACTGA